From Paenibacillus physcomitrellae, the proteins below share one genomic window:
- a CDS encoding ROK family protein translates to MSKQTQLSKMTITSLIADFLQEGIVRECGTTTSTAGRRPTLLEVVPDSLLTLGISVGRDSLQVGIINLTGAIVLHNQVPIGQFTTEDSFINGLLAMCEVILQNVPFEKVWGIGIASIGPINMAEGVIVDPPDFNIDMIHIVPRLKERWNLPVYIENDMAVSALAEMYYGGGQLYNNFVYVGVTAGIGGGVIINQRLYSGTNGLASIIGHMIVLTDGELCACGQRGCLEAMSSVRATLNWAHKNGAPHDMDWMQLLIKAEAGDPVCSAALERMNRYLVSGLINIVHLYDPECIFIGGDLWFAKDHLFQYFEQEVNSRMIAAGNRRKVRIARSKFPGNAFFIGTAALVMENNLEYRRVNGNG, encoded by the coding sequence TTGAGCAAACAAACCCAGCTTAGCAAAATGACCATCACTTCGCTGATTGCTGATTTTTTGCAGGAGGGGATCGTACGCGAATGCGGAACTACCACATCAACCGCCGGACGGCGCCCGACATTATTGGAAGTGGTCCCCGATAGTTTGTTGACCCTGGGCATTAGCGTAGGACGGGACTCTTTGCAAGTCGGAATTATAAACCTGACCGGTGCCATTGTTCTTCATAACCAGGTTCCGATCGGGCAATTTACCACCGAGGACAGCTTTATAAACGGCTTGCTGGCCATGTGCGAAGTCATACTGCAAAATGTACCCTTTGAGAAGGTGTGGGGCATTGGAATTGCAAGTATTGGTCCAATCAATATGGCGGAGGGAGTCATCGTTGATCCCCCTGATTTTAACATTGACATGATCCATATTGTTCCCCGGCTGAAGGAACGGTGGAATCTCCCTGTTTATATTGAGAACGATATGGCAGTGTCTGCGCTTGCAGAGATGTATTACGGAGGCGGACAGCTGTATAACAATTTTGTATACGTGGGTGTAACAGCCGGTATCGGCGGGGGAGTCATTATCAATCAGCGCCTGTACAGCGGCACGAACGGGCTGGCTTCAATTATCGGTCATATGATTGTGCTGACCGATGGTGAATTATGCGCATGCGGACAGCGCGGCTGCTTGGAGGCCATGAGCAGTGTACGCGCAACCCTCAATTGGGCTCATAAGAACGGCGCGCCGCACGATATGGATTGGATGCAGCTGCTGATAAAGGCAGAAGCCGGTGACCCGGTCTGCTCCGCAGCATTGGAACGGATGAACCGATATCTTGTGAGCGGCCTGATCAACATTGTACATCTATATGACCCGGAGTGTATTTTTATCGGAGGCGACCTGTGGTTTGCAAAAGACCATCTGTTCCAGTATTTTGAGCAGGAGGTAAATAGCCGGATGATCGCTGCGGGCAATCGCCGTAAAGTCCGGATTGCACGTTCAAAGTTCCCTGGAAACGCGTTTTTTATCGGCACCGCCGCCCTCGTCATGGAAAACAACCTTGAGTACCGCAGAGTCAATGGAAACGGATGA
- a CDS encoding ROK family protein, which produces MRIGVDIGGTKVSCALVGENKTILSKVSFDTGGGRPYTDVLHDVANSVYSVLDQTGYRLDDVEAIGLGCPGILDQQKGEVIYSNNIAWENVPLVKTLQKYVPKEIYVDNDANCAALGEYLCGASQGTSSSITVTLGTGVGGGIILGGRIHSGFNSAANAIGHMVIVSGGMPCTCGRKGCWESYASITALVRMAEEMAEQFPDSLLAEVKKRSGQFNGKNIFDAARQNDPTALKLLDQYYYFVSEGIIDLINVFQPQMIVIGGGISSEGDYLLLPIIANVKKGVYCKQVPLPQITIAKLNNDAGIIGAAYLKGYQATAVSQGI; this is translated from the coding sequence ATGCGGATAGGAGTAGATATTGGCGGTACTAAGGTATCCTGTGCACTGGTAGGAGAGAACAAAACCATTCTTTCAAAAGTAAGCTTTGATACAGGGGGTGGACGGCCATATACAGATGTGCTGCATGATGTCGCGAATTCGGTTTATTCTGTTCTGGACCAAACCGGATACCGGCTCGATGATGTTGAAGCGATTGGTCTTGGCTGCCCGGGAATATTGGATCAGCAAAAGGGTGAAGTTATTTATTCCAATAATATTGCCTGGGAGAACGTACCGCTTGTAAAGACACTGCAGAAATATGTGCCAAAGGAAATCTATGTGGACAACGACGCCAATTGCGCTGCATTGGGAGAGTATCTTTGTGGAGCGTCCCAAGGGACAAGTTCATCGATTACAGTTACGCTGGGCACTGGCGTTGGCGGGGGAATTATACTCGGGGGACGCATCCATAGCGGATTTAACTCGGCGGCCAATGCAATCGGACATATGGTCATTGTGTCCGGGGGGATGCCCTGCACCTGCGGGCGAAAAGGATGCTGGGAATCCTATGCCTCCATCACTGCGCTGGTTCGTATGGCTGAGGAGATGGCAGAGCAATTTCCGGATTCCCTTCTGGCTGAGGTCAAGAAACGCTCCGGCCAATTCAACGGAAAAAACATCTTTGATGCCGCCAGGCAAAACGATCCGACTGCCTTAAAGCTGCTGGACCAATACTACTATTTTGTGTCGGAGGGGATCATCGACCTTATTAATGTTTTTCAACCCCAGATGATTGTGATTGGCGGCGGAATCAGCAGCGAAGGCGACTATCTGTTATTGCCCATCATTGCCAATGTCAAAAAGGGAGTGTACTGCAAGCAGGTGCCGCTGCCGCAAATTACGATCGCCAAACTGAACAATGATGCCGGAATCATTGGCGCGGCTTACTTGAAAGGGTATCAGGCAACTGCCGTGAGCCAAGGAATTTAA
- a CDS encoding ABC transporter substrate-binding protein yields the protein MSGKKTLSLILAVFLMTGILAACGGGNTAGNAENSAKTGNTPAQTSGKVEFWLDKLGDAEKAARLSEAWKKDSGIDVVFTNYPDVAAYQTSIQQTIDDPGAPGLFTWWSGPQLETLAKNGKLADLSAEWDNYIADGVSADVKEAFTVDGKVYAAPYSLRYTSLLYNVKVFEAAGVAVPTTFDEFLDACEKIKASGVTPIGLKNDSWASFIWFQQLIAAYDPQLYSDLCDGTKPYTDDAVKKVMAIWREMFDKGYFGEPIVYSDLHKEFATGVVAMMLEDSPTVTDLQSDYGMEPGTDIDAFVLPSMNGGKGTIFFEASPIVVTEASASKEQALAALRSFYKPATQTVMVNDHGIANISTISVDNQTIRHILDMTGDSAHYQLMLRFYENTPEDLRNTALDELSRFMYSGADIDDVLNAIQAKADKVFG from the coding sequence ATGTCTGGCAAAAAAACGCTGTCCCTAATTCTTGCCGTTTTCCTTATGACGGGTATCCTTGCCGCATGCGGTGGAGGCAATACCGCCGGAAACGCCGAAAATTCGGCTAAAACCGGGAATACGCCTGCCCAGACCAGCGGAAAAGTAGAATTTTGGCTGGATAAACTGGGTGATGCTGAAAAGGCTGCTCGCTTGTCCGAAGCCTGGAAGAAGGATTCGGGGATCGATGTCGTGTTCACCAATTATCCTGATGTAGCGGCCTATCAGACTTCTATACAGCAAACGATTGACGATCCCGGTGCTCCGGGCCTGTTTACCTGGTGGAGCGGCCCCCAATTGGAGACTCTGGCCAAAAACGGCAAGCTGGCTGATCTGTCTGCGGAGTGGGATAACTACATAGCCGACGGAGTTTCCGCTGATGTCAAGGAAGCCTTCACGGTGGACGGAAAGGTCTACGCCGCTCCTTACAGTCTCCGCTACACGTCCTTACTTTATAATGTGAAAGTCTTTGAGGCTGCCGGCGTGGCTGTTCCCACCACATTCGACGAATTTCTGGATGCTTGCGAGAAGATCAAGGCCAGCGGCGTCACCCCCATCGGCTTGAAAAATGATTCTTGGGCCAGCTTCATTTGGTTCCAGCAGTTGATTGCGGCCTATGATCCTCAGCTTTATTCAGATCTCTGTGATGGCACCAAACCCTATACAGACGATGCTGTGAAGAAAGTGATGGCGATCTGGAGAGAGATGTTTGATAAAGGTTATTTTGGAGAACCCATTGTCTACAGCGACCTCCATAAAGAGTTTGCTACAGGCGTCGTCGCCATGATGTTGGAGGACAGCCCTACCGTAACCGATTTACAGAGCGATTACGGCATGGAGCCCGGAACCGATATTGACGCCTTTGTCCTTCCCAGCATGAATGGCGGGAAGGGTACCATCTTCTTTGAAGCCTCACCTATTGTGGTCACTGAGGCTAGCGCTTCTAAGGAGCAGGCTCTTGCCGCTCTGCGCAGCTTCTACAAACCTGCCACCCAAACTGTGATGGTCAACGACCACGGCATTGCCAACATAAGTACGATATCCGTGGACAACCAGACCATTCGGCATATTTTGGACATGACTGGAGATTCTGCCCATTACCAGCTCATGCTCCGCTTTTATGAGAATACTCCCGAGGATTTACGCAATACCGCCCTTGATGAACTCTCTCGCTTTATGTACAGCGGCGCGGATATTGACGATGTGCTGAATGCCATTCAGGCCAAGGCGGACAAAGTCTTCGGCTAA
- a CDS encoding carbohydrate ABC transporter permease has protein sequence MKKINFAWTNYLYLLPAVLLVAVFFVTSIVYTIRLSFYEYDGFSTMRFVGLENYLYLFRDANFKISLMNTVIWVVFSLLFTLALPLLLAILITNSSWVGGFKNIFYYPTALSSTIGGIIMVAILSKYGIPQLFGLLGFESLVRDWLAIPYVNTFIMILMGTWQGVGLNTILFITGLATIPDSPIEAAKIEGARTIQLYNKVILPLLKPTTVVVLLMSLVNSFKVFDSIWVMTKGGPYRTSETLALTMYQESFIHGKFGVGAAVAVVLTVIILIVSYFNIRNTFGDTDQTA, from the coding sequence TTGAAGAAGATCAATTTCGCCTGGACTAATTATCTCTACCTGCTGCCCGCGGTTTTACTGGTTGCCGTCTTCTTTGTCACGTCCATTGTGTATACCATTCGTCTCAGCTTTTATGAATACGACGGATTTTCAACCATGCGGTTTGTGGGATTGGAAAACTACCTTTATCTGTTCCGGGATGCAAATTTTAAAATATCATTAATGAACACCGTTATCTGGGTTGTGTTTTCCCTTTTATTCACGCTGGCGCTTCCGCTGCTGTTGGCCATTTTGATTACCAACAGCTCCTGGGTCGGCGGGTTTAAAAATATTTTCTACTATCCTACTGCCCTGTCTAGCACCATAGGGGGCATTATCATGGTGGCCATTCTCTCCAAATACGGCATTCCTCAGTTGTTCGGTTTGCTCGGCTTTGAGAGTTTGGTTCGGGATTGGCTGGCCATCCCTTATGTAAATACATTTATCATGATTTTGATGGGAACGTGGCAAGGCGTAGGCTTGAACACCATTCTATTCATCACCGGGCTGGCCACCATTCCCGATTCCCCCATTGAGGCTGCCAAGATTGAAGGTGCGCGGACGATTCAGCTTTATAACAAGGTGATTCTGCCGCTTCTCAAGCCTACCACGGTCGTTGTGCTGCTGATGTCTCTTGTGAATAGTTTTAAGGTGTTCGACTCGATCTGGGTCATGACCAAAGGCGGCCCTTACCGAACCTCCGAAACCTTGGCGCTAACGATGTACCAGGAGTCCTTTATACACGGCAAGTTCGGTGTGGGTGCGGCAGTAGCTGTGGTACTTACCGTTATCATCCTGATCGTCTCCTATTTCAATATCCGCAACACCTTCGGCGACACCGACCAGACTGCCTGA
- a CDS encoding carbohydrate ABC transporter permease, translated as MKQASHGRIVVNAVLIILSILWIFPAVFAVFGTLKKKQEYNLSNFWDLPHGISLAENLKGIAGTFGIVKGMLNSLLYATVSAGAAVIIATLAAYAISHLKIKRPMVWFLFIYSGTIFPFQIFLIPVYKGLTATNLYDTQLGMILFYTAICVPFCMFVLRNYYLGISKEICESAKIDGCNSFQILGHIFVPMSTAPLAVVFLTQFNWVWNELMFGLTFTKSREIRPVMAAITLMDKANVPVILLACVAASIPTLLLFFLLNKHFEAGHAYQSK; from the coding sequence ATGAAACAAGCAAGCCATGGAAGAATAGTCGTAAACGCAGTTCTGATTATTCTATCTATTTTATGGATATTCCCGGCCGTTTTCGCCGTTTTCGGGACCTTAAAGAAAAAGCAGGAATATAACCTGAGCAACTTCTGGGATCTGCCACATGGAATAAGCCTCGCCGAAAATCTAAAGGGAATCGCCGGCACCTTCGGCATAGTCAAGGGAATGCTCAACAGCCTCCTGTATGCTACGGTCTCGGCCGGGGCAGCAGTGATCATTGCCACCCTGGCAGCCTATGCCATCTCCCATCTCAAGATCAAACGGCCCATGGTCTGGTTCCTATTTATCTACAGCGGGACCATATTCCCTTTCCAGATCTTTTTGATTCCGGTTTACAAAGGATTAACGGCTACGAACCTCTACGATACCCAATTGGGGATGATCTTGTTCTATACCGCAATCTGTGTGCCCTTCTGCATGTTTGTACTGCGAAATTATTATCTTGGCATATCAAAGGAAATCTGCGAATCGGCAAAAATCGACGGCTGCAACAGCTTTCAAATTTTGGGGCACATCTTTGTTCCCATGTCTACTGCCCCGCTGGCTGTTGTGTTCCTTACCCAATTCAACTGGGTGTGGAACGAGCTCATGTTTGGACTGACCTTCACTAAATCCCGGGAAATCCGTCCGGTAATGGCTGCAATTACCCTTATGGACAAAGCAAATGTGCCGGTTATTCTTCTGGCCTGCGTGGCAGCATCTATCCCTACCCTACTGCTGTTTTTCCTGCTCAACAAACACTTTGAAGCCGGGCATGCATACCAGAGCAAGTAA
- a CDS encoding glycoside hydrolase family 38 C-terminal domain-containing protein: protein MKLSKKWKVFLIHHSHTDIGYTERQDKIIHYHYDFIKQAVDILREVDRTGNEDRKGFVWQCENHWQVKNFYDHAPSDYIADFEKYVREGRIGLSGNYLNLTELVSRDILYDCTIQAKTYGEQIGYPVRSGMSADINGFAWGYADVLRECGVERLFSCLHPHHGMFPLNKKQTPFYWQGPSGKKVLVWNGEHYHFGNELCFSPHAASTYMIHDEVGKKLRGNQIMTTSPEDTEQVEQAILEERLERYLRNLEDEGYPGDFVPFMISGAITDNAPPNLKIADRVAWLNRKYADTLEVHMATLDQFFDHLEAAWENIPVYEGDWNDWWADGVGSTPAVVKVFRDGQRKYNLCKKLDPNSTLGDAGLMQKAAENLILYSEHTWGYSSSVSEPWETLVGELEQKKSAYAINGHTETADNLDRILAKKGEVAIRQDRPQHFRILNPHDIPLKTTAKIYIEFWEYVDGLNYSLDVPIEVYDLATDEVIKHQAKRIARAYEIEIPIGLGPKEERCVGIRTTGRYSNQTSQSHAHIGAEGISDVLQPGSLREDVACVETKHYRVEFDQKRGITSIIDRTSGKNLVRQDAAYAPFTGIYEVTDIRTTPTEERRRMGRNRKSPATRRYESRLTNIQIVESGPLFVSLQLDYSLEGTRFYMVFLKLYREINKIEAMVRVHKDSVWEPENLYVSLPFTAGDDEVKYVDKTGCMIRPGIDQLPGSNMEFYLIQNGLVMQAGKRQVVVAVKDTPLMTFGPLEAKPIQLCDGNNWELNRGETFAWAMNNYWETNFKVDLGGFYEFAFTLSTQEQQTTEAAMRICEAYNEGLLAFYI, encoded by the coding sequence ATGAAGCTGTCGAAAAAATGGAAGGTGTTCCTCATTCACCACTCTCACACCGATATTGGCTACACCGAGCGCCAGGATAAAATTATCCATTATCATTACGATTTTATAAAGCAGGCCGTGGATATTCTGAGGGAGGTTGACCGAACCGGCAACGAGGATCGCAAAGGCTTTGTTTGGCAGTGTGAAAATCACTGGCAGGTCAAAAACTTTTATGATCATGCGCCTTCGGACTATATTGCGGACTTTGAAAAATATGTACGAGAAGGACGGATCGGACTTTCAGGAAATTATTTGAATTTAACTGAGCTAGTCAGTCGAGATATCCTATACGATTGTACGATTCAAGCCAAGACCTATGGTGAGCAGATCGGTTATCCAGTCCGCAGCGGCATGAGCGCCGATATCAACGGGTTTGCCTGGGGATATGCCGATGTGCTGCGGGAGTGCGGCGTGGAGCGCCTGTTTTCCTGCCTCCATCCCCATCATGGAATGTTCCCCTTAAATAAAAAACAAACTCCTTTTTACTGGCAGGGTCCGTCCGGAAAGAAGGTGCTGGTATGGAACGGCGAGCATTACCACTTTGGCAACGAGCTTTGCTTTTCACCCCATGCGGCTTCCACCTATATGATTCACGATGAAGTGGGCAAGAAGCTTAGAGGGAATCAGATCATGACCACCAGCCCCGAGGATACGGAGCAAGTCGAGCAGGCTATCCTGGAGGAACGGCTGGAGCGCTACCTGCGGAATCTGGAGGATGAAGGCTACCCTGGCGATTTTGTTCCCTTCATGATTTCAGGGGCGATTACCGACAATGCTCCGCCAAACCTAAAGATCGCCGATCGGGTTGCTTGGCTGAACCGGAAGTACGCCGACACACTGGAAGTTCACATGGCCACACTGGACCAGTTCTTTGATCATCTGGAAGCGGCATGGGAGAACATCCCGGTTTACGAGGGGGATTGGAACGATTGGTGGGCAGACGGAGTCGGCTCCACACCGGCGGTTGTCAAGGTGTTTCGGGACGGCCAGCGGAAGTACAACCTCTGCAAAAAGCTGGATCCAAACTCCACTCTTGGTGATGCCGGATTGATGCAGAAAGCGGCGGAAAATCTCATCCTCTATAGCGAGCACACCTGGGGCTACTCCTCCTCCGTATCGGAACCTTGGGAAACCTTGGTGGGGGAGCTGGAGCAAAAGAAATCAGCATACGCCATTAATGGCCATACTGAGACAGCGGACAATCTGGACAGGATTTTAGCGAAAAAAGGTGAGGTGGCCATCCGGCAGGACCGGCCGCAGCACTTTCGGATCCTGAATCCACACGACATTCCGCTAAAGACTACCGCTAAAATCTATATTGAGTTTTGGGAGTATGTGGATGGGTTGAACTATAGCCTTGATGTTCCAATTGAAGTTTATGATTTGGCGACCGATGAAGTCATCAAACACCAGGCAAAGAGAATCGCCCGAGCCTACGAGATCGAAATCCCGATCGGCCTGGGGCCCAAAGAGGAACGCTGTGTCGGGATACGTACGACTGGCCGGTATTCTAATCAAACCTCCCAAAGCCATGCGCATATTGGCGCGGAGGGAATTTCAGATGTACTGCAGCCCGGTTCGCTGCGGGAAGATGTTGCCTGCGTGGAGACCAAGCACTACCGGGTAGAGTTCGATCAAAAACGGGGGATTACCTCGATCATAGACCGTACGAGCGGGAAGAATCTAGTCCGGCAGGATGCCGCTTACGCCCCTTTTACCGGAATCTACGAGGTTACCGATATTCGTACCACCCCTACAGAGGAACGCCGGCGAATGGGACGCAACCGCAAGTCCCCGGCAACCAGACGATATGAGTCTCGCCTGACCAATATCCAGATTGTCGAGAGCGGGCCATTGTTTGTCTCTCTGCAGCTCGACTACAGCCTGGAGGGCACGCGGTTCTACATGGTGTTCCTCAAGCTGTACCGGGAAATCAATAAAATCGAAGCCATGGTGCGCGTCCACAAAGATAGTGTGTGGGAGCCGGAAAACCTTTATGTATCGCTGCCGTTCACCGCGGGCGACGATGAGGTGAAATATGTGGACAAAACCGGGTGCATGATTCGCCCGGGAATTGATCAGCTGCCGGGAAGCAATATGGAATTCTATTTGATTCAAAACGGACTCGTGATGCAGGCTGGTAAACGGCAGGTCGTGGTAGCCGTCAAAGACACGCCTTTGATGACGTTTGGCCCCCTTGAAGCCAAACCTATCCAGCTTTGTGACGGCAACAATTGGGAACTGAACCGCGGGGAAACCTTTGCTTGGGCAATGAACAACTACTGGGAGACTAACTTCAAAGTGGACTTGGGCGGCTTCTATGAATTTGCTTTTACGCTTTCCACCCAGGAGCAGCAGACAACTGAAGCCGCTATGCGCATTTGCGAAGCTTATAACGAGGGCCTGCTCGCATTCTATATTTAA
- a CDS encoding class I mannose-6-phosphate isomerase → MKYGKYHNYELEPALDIQGWDNHAFSGWEAIRKELGRHMDHCRVFVFDLYPGTDKEEVAKELALLSPALMVDCETCLLPPQQLEQLLALSLPQDPVFGVMFYGRLENCFDPASLDALRTEIERSDGPIFLYGTGASLVTKGDMLVYLDLPRWEIQLRYRRGMTNWLADNPDAPILEKYKRGFFVEWRIADRHKSELLGSLDYLIETTSPGHPNMVSGNAFRSALKTAASRPFRLKPYFDPGVWGGQWMKENFGLPEGPPNYAWSFDGVPEENSLQFRFGQVTLEIPAIDLVLFCPRHLLGERVHARFGAEFPIRFDLLDTIEGGNLSLQVHPLTEYIGQTFGMHYTQDESYYILDAAEDGDACVYLGLKENVDSKRMASDLYRAKSGEALFPAEEYVNKIPVKKHDHVLIPAGTIHCSGKNTMVLEISATPYIFTFKLWDWGRMGLDGLPRPTHLEHGLKNIQWDWDTPWVKKNLIHQEEVLEESGHHKVERTGLHTRQFIDTFRYTFSESIEIACKDSVQMLNLVDGGQITISSKTGAFPPFDVHYAETAVVPAALDAYSVRPSGISEGETVMIIVASVR, encoded by the coding sequence ATGAAATACGGGAAATACCACAACTATGAATTGGAGCCGGCATTGGACATCCAAGGCTGGGATAACCATGCTTTTTCAGGGTGGGAAGCCATCCGGAAAGAATTAGGGCGGCATATGGATCATTGCCGGGTATTTGTTTTTGATCTTTATCCCGGTACAGACAAGGAGGAAGTAGCTAAGGAGCTGGCGCTTTTGTCTCCGGCGCTGATGGTGGACTGTGAAACCTGCCTGTTGCCGCCGCAGCAGCTGGAACAGCTGCTTGCACTCAGCCTGCCGCAAGACCCCGTTTTCGGTGTCATGTTCTATGGCAGGTTGGAAAACTGCTTTGACCCCGCCTCTCTGGATGCGTTGCGGACAGAAATCGAACGATCCGATGGCCCCATATTTCTCTATGGGACTGGTGCATCTCTCGTGACCAAAGGGGATATGCTGGTATACCTCGATTTGCCCCGTTGGGAAATCCAGCTGCGCTATCGCCGGGGAATGACGAACTGGCTGGCCGACAATCCCGATGCGCCAATCTTGGAAAAATACAAACGTGGTTTCTTTGTAGAATGGCGTATTGCGGACCGTCATAAAAGCGAGCTGCTGGGGAGCTTGGATTATCTGATCGAAACCACCTCACCGGGCCATCCAAACATGGTTTCCGGGAACGCCTTCCGGTCCGCTCTCAAAACGGCCGCTTCGCGGCCATTCCGTCTGAAGCCTTATTTCGATCCGGGTGTATGGGGCGGGCAGTGGATGAAGGAGAATTTCGGGCTGCCCGAGGGACCGCCGAACTATGCCTGGAGTTTTGATGGTGTTCCGGAAGAGAACAGCCTCCAGTTTCGTTTCGGACAGGTTACCTTGGAGATTCCGGCCATTGACCTGGTGTTGTTCTGCCCCCGCCATTTGCTGGGTGAGCGGGTTCATGCCAGGTTCGGAGCAGAATTCCCGATCCGGTTTGATTTGCTGGACACGATAGAGGGCGGGAATTTGTCCCTCCAGGTCCATCCGCTGACCGAATACATTGGGCAGACCTTCGGGATGCACTATACCCAAGATGAGAGCTACTATATCTTGGACGCCGCTGAAGACGGAGATGCCTGTGTTTATCTAGGACTGAAAGAGAATGTGGACAGCAAACGCATGGCGAGCGACCTGTACCGCGCGAAAAGCGGCGAGGCGCTCTTCCCGGCAGAGGAGTATGTGAACAAAATCCCGGTCAAAAAACATGATCACGTGCTTATTCCTGCTGGCACTATCCACTGCTCGGGCAAGAATACCATGGTGCTGGAAATTAGCGCCACCCCTTATATTTTTACTTTTAAACTTTGGGATTGGGGCCGCATGGGCCTGGATGGTCTCCCCCGCCCCACCCATCTGGAGCACGGGTTAAAGAATATACAATGGGATTGGGATACTCCTTGGGTAAAAAAGAATCTCATTCATCAAGAAGAGGTGCTGGAGGAATCAGGGCACCATAAAGTAGAGAGAACAGGTCTGCACACCCGGCAATTCATCGATACTTTCCGCTACACCTTTTCAGAGTCGATTGAGATTGCCTGCAAGGACAGCGTACAAATGCTGAACCTTGTGGATGGCGGGCAGATTACGATTTCCAGCAAAACCGGCGCATTTCCGCCTTTTGACGTACACTATGCCGAAACTGCCGTTGTCCCGGCAGCGTTGGATGCTTACTCGGTCCGGCCCTCGGGAATTTCAGAAGGGGAGACGGTCATGATCATCGTTGCATCGGTCCGCTAA
- a CDS encoding DinB family protein: MEIFFRYNWMVREQWYAWCEEVSYDELIRQRTGGVGNILQTLFHIADVEWSWIRLLQGKEDFQEDFEEYKTLEKVRGLDSQFRTEVQKFVESWDDSMENRPLYDLQSDGTLAIDTWGEVMLHIIAHQIHHMGQLSVWSREIGKKPVSANVIGKGLMKPDLP, encoded by the coding sequence ATGGAGATATTTTTCCGTTATAACTGGATGGTAAGGGAACAATGGTACGCATGGTGTGAAGAGGTATCGTATGATGAACTGATTCGGCAGCGAACAGGCGGTGTTGGGAATATTCTGCAGACTTTGTTCCATATCGCGGATGTTGAGTGGAGCTGGATTCGATTACTGCAAGGGAAGGAAGACTTCCAGGAAGATTTTGAGGAATATAAAACACTAGAAAAAGTAAGAGGTTTAGATTCCCAATTCCGCACAGAGGTACAGAAGTTTGTTGAATCTTGGGACGACAGTATGGAGAACCGTCCACTTTATGACCTTCAGTCTGATGGAACGCTGGCTATAGACACTTGGGGTGAAGTCATGCTCCATATCATCGCCCATCAAATCCACCACATGGGACAATTATCGGTTTGGTCAAGAGAAATAGGCAAGAAGCCTGTATCTGCAAACGTTATTGGTAAAGGTCTCATGAAACCTGATCTACCTTAA
- a CDS encoding DUF2500 domain-containing protein has product MNHFGEPNSFFDFFQEIPLFARIFIGLLFFIVIGGFVFIIIKGLSTWISNNALAIVQKKCNVIDKRTEVWGGSGDSSTSTNYYITFEFEDHTRIELYVRDKDFGLISIGDQGELRYQGTRFKEFIRSQQNSL; this is encoded by the coding sequence TTGAATCATTTTGGTGAACCTAATAGCTTTTTCGATTTCTTTCAAGAGATCCCCTTATTTGCCCGGATCTTTATAGGATTACTTTTCTTTATAGTAATTGGCGGGTTTGTCTTCATCATCATAAAAGGTCTATCTACCTGGATTTCAAATAATGCTTTGGCAATAGTACAGAAGAAATGTAACGTTATCGATAAGAGAACAGAAGTATGGGGAGGTTCTGGAGATTCAAGTACCAGTACAAATTATTACATCACCTTTGAATTTGAAGACCATACTCGAATAGAGCTATATGTGAGAGACAAAGATTTTGGATTGATTTCAATAGGCGATCAAGGGGAACTCCGGTATCAAGGAACTAGATTTAAAGAATTTATACGATCGCAGCAGAATTCTTTGTAG